One genomic segment of Ictalurus punctatus breed USDA103 chromosome 12, Coco_2.0, whole genome shotgun sequence includes these proteins:
- the lrrfip1b gene encoding leucine-rich repeat flightless-interacting protein 1 isoform X6, translating to MGTQVTGRKRIPNREKVSAEDDALSQIAREAEARLAAKRAARAEAREIRLKELERQQKEISDDEERMSVGSRGSLRPTDYGGFLGSSSRTSSRASSARASPVVEERSDFLEKGSRTASTLSAATLASLGGGFSRRGSCDTSISVDTEASIRDIKDSLVEAEEKYRKAMVSNAQLDNEKSNLMYQVDTLRDTLMELEELLYETRRECEVKTKECDRERHAHNVLQFQFDEMKEVLKQNEELLKDTQQLRSKQVSYVSEISDLQETLEWKEKKIGALERQKEYSDIIRDERDALRDEVFRLRDALKKHGISLGSEVTTNGETGSNMTNGPERVESAQDTPAVSSDSVLERSPEDRVPEMDSTSCTEEESKIERDEDTASGARASCSVQLQEDCRVPEANELKRGHSVCVENVSDETVQESVVAQNEGMIKVGKHVKKQNKQVEEPWIEQDTRATEVPESPLIQDVNETLAPSRFIKTNNQLDPTTSHTNQADEETLEKMELPGTTKSYQDLRKPIPRTDVEMTSTRRGDRSSSSGQDSETELELESGDVHSGLFTIPVEEKGIASFLDSCQEALALDFEVIRLNKADKARIVHQEETSPTSDDTKHNRMRLSNKRGQECNVS from the exons ATCTCAGATGACGAGGAGCGGATGTCTGTTGGAAGTCGGGGCAGTTTGAGG CCTACGGACTATGGGGGGTTTTTGGGCTCCAGTTCCAGAACCTCTTCACGGGCCAGTTCAGCTCGGGCCAGCCCAGTG GTGGAAGAGAGGTCGGACTTCCTGGAAAAG GGATCAAGGACGGCATCTACTCTCTCTGCTGCCACTTTGGCCTCACTAGGTGGGGGCTTTTCTCGGAGAGGTAGCTGTGATACCTCCATATCGGTTGACACAGAGGCCTCCATACGAGATATAAAG GACTCTTTGGTTGAGGCTGAGGAGAAGTATCGAAAGGCCATGGTGTCCAACGCTCAGCTGGATAATGAAAAGTCCAACCTGATGTACCAGGTGGACACACTGCGAGACACACTAATGGAGCTGGAGGAGCTGCTTTATGAGACACGCAGGGAGTGTGAAGTGAAAACAAAG GAGTGTGATCGAGAGCGGCATGCTCACAATGTCCTGCAGTTCCAGTTCGATGAGATGAAGGAGGTGTTAAAACAGAACGAGGAATTACTAAAG GATACACAACAGTTGCGCTCAAAGCAAGTGAGCTATGTTAGCGAGATCTCTGATCTACAGGAAACTCTGGAatggaaggagaaaaaaatcgGG GCCTTAGAGAGGCAGAAGGAATATTCGGACATAATCCGAGATGAACGTGATGCACTGAGGGATGAGGTTTTCCGGCTCAGGGATGCTCTAAAG AAACACGGCATATCTCTTGGATCTGAGGTGACAACAAATGGCGAGACAGGGAGCAACATGACTAATGGACCTGAACGCGTAGAATCAGCTCAGGATACACCAGCTGTGAGTTCTGACAGTGTTTTAG AGAGATCTCCAGAGGATCGAGTGCCTGAAATGGACAGCACTTCATGCACGGAAGAAGAATCCAAGATAGAAAGAGATGAAGATACAGCTTCTGGTGCAAGGGCATCATGCAGTGTACAGCTTCAAGAGGACTGCAGAGTTCCTGAAGCAAATGAACTTAAAAGGGGTCATTCagtttgtgttgaaaatgtatCGGACGAAACAGTTCAAGAAAGTGTGGTAGCACAAAATGAAGGCATGATCAAAGTGGGAAAACATgtgaagaaacaaaacaagcaagTGGAAGAACCTTGGATAGAGCAGGACACAAGAGCCACGGAAGTCCCGGAAAGTCCTTTGATTCAAGATGTAAATGAAACACTTGCACCATCCCGATTTATTAAAACTAACAATCAGCTCGATCCTACAACTAGTCATACAAACCAAGCAGATGAAGAAACGTTGGAGAAAATGGAGCTACCTGGAACCACCAAAAGCTATCAAGATCTCAGAAAACCCATTCCCCGCACGGATGTCGAGATGACCAGCACCAGAAGAGGGGATCGTTCTTCCAGTAGTGGGCAGGACTCTGAAACAGAGCTGGAACTTGAATCAGGGGATGTTCACAGTGGTTTGTTTACCATCCCTGTGGAGGAGAAAGGCATTGCTTCATTTTTAGACAGTTGCCAAGAAGCTTTGGCACTGGACTTTGAAGTCATACGGCTAAATAAAGCAGATAAGGCCAGAATTGTGCATCAGGAAGAGACAAGCCCTACTTCAGATGACACGAAACACAACAGGATGAGGCTTAGTAACAAGAGAGGACAGGAGTGTAATGTGTCCTAA
- the lrrfip1b gene encoding leucine-rich repeat flightless-interacting protein 1 isoform X8, translating into MGTQVTGRKRIPNREKVSAEDDALSQIAREAEARLAAKRAARAEAREIRLKELERQQKEISDDEERMSVGSRGSLRVEERSDFLEKGSRTASTLSAATLASLGGGFSRRGSCDTSISVDTEASIRDIKDSLVEAEEKYRKAMVSNAQLDNEKSNLMYQVDTLRDTLMELEELLYETRRECEVKTKECDRERHAHNVLQFQFDEMKEVLKQNEELLKDTQQLRSKQVSYVSEISDLQETLEWKEKKIGALERQKEYSDIIRDERDALRDEVFRLRDALKKHGISLGSEVTTNGETGSNMTNGPERVESAQDTPAVSSDSVLERSPEDRVPEMDSTSCTEEESKIERDEDTASGARASCSVQLQEDCRVPEANELKRGHSVCVENVSDETVQESVVAQNEGMIKVGKHVKKQNKQVEEPWIEQDTRATEVPESPLIQDVNETLAPSRFIKTNNQLDPTTSHTNQADEETLEKMELPGTTKSYQDLRKPIPRTDVEMTSTRRGDRSSSSGQDSETELELESGDVHSGLFTIPVEEKGIASFLDSCQEALALDFEVIRLNKADKARIVHQEETSPTSDDTKHNRMRLSNKRGQECNVS; encoded by the exons ATCTCAGATGACGAGGAGCGGATGTCTGTTGGAAGTCGGGGCAGTTTGAGG GTGGAAGAGAGGTCGGACTTCCTGGAAAAG GGATCAAGGACGGCATCTACTCTCTCTGCTGCCACTTTGGCCTCACTAGGTGGGGGCTTTTCTCGGAGAGGTAGCTGTGATACCTCCATATCGGTTGACACAGAGGCCTCCATACGAGATATAAAG GACTCTTTGGTTGAGGCTGAGGAGAAGTATCGAAAGGCCATGGTGTCCAACGCTCAGCTGGATAATGAAAAGTCCAACCTGATGTACCAGGTGGACACACTGCGAGACACACTAATGGAGCTGGAGGAGCTGCTTTATGAGACACGCAGGGAGTGTGAAGTGAAAACAAAG GAGTGTGATCGAGAGCGGCATGCTCACAATGTCCTGCAGTTCCAGTTCGATGAGATGAAGGAGGTGTTAAAACAGAACGAGGAATTACTAAAG GATACACAACAGTTGCGCTCAAAGCAAGTGAGCTATGTTAGCGAGATCTCTGATCTACAGGAAACTCTGGAatggaaggagaaaaaaatcgGG GCCTTAGAGAGGCAGAAGGAATATTCGGACATAATCCGAGATGAACGTGATGCACTGAGGGATGAGGTTTTCCGGCTCAGGGATGCTCTAAAG AAACACGGCATATCTCTTGGATCTGAGGTGACAACAAATGGCGAGACAGGGAGCAACATGACTAATGGACCTGAACGCGTAGAATCAGCTCAGGATACACCAGCTGTGAGTTCTGACAGTGTTTTAG AGAGATCTCCAGAGGATCGAGTGCCTGAAATGGACAGCACTTCATGCACGGAAGAAGAATCCAAGATAGAAAGAGATGAAGATACAGCTTCTGGTGCAAGGGCATCATGCAGTGTACAGCTTCAAGAGGACTGCAGAGTTCCTGAAGCAAATGAACTTAAAAGGGGTCATTCagtttgtgttgaaaatgtatCGGACGAAACAGTTCAAGAAAGTGTGGTAGCACAAAATGAAGGCATGATCAAAGTGGGAAAACATgtgaagaaacaaaacaagcaagTGGAAGAACCTTGGATAGAGCAGGACACAAGAGCCACGGAAGTCCCGGAAAGTCCTTTGATTCAAGATGTAAATGAAACACTTGCACCATCCCGATTTATTAAAACTAACAATCAGCTCGATCCTACAACTAGTCATACAAACCAAGCAGATGAAGAAACGTTGGAGAAAATGGAGCTACCTGGAACCACCAAAAGCTATCAAGATCTCAGAAAACCCATTCCCCGCACGGATGTCGAGATGACCAGCACCAGAAGAGGGGATCGTTCTTCCAGTAGTGGGCAGGACTCTGAAACAGAGCTGGAACTTGAATCAGGGGATGTTCACAGTGGTTTGTTTACCATCCCTGTGGAGGAGAAAGGCATTGCTTCATTTTTAGACAGTTGCCAAGAAGCTTTGGCACTGGACTTTGAAGTCATACGGCTAAATAAAGCAGATAAGGCCAGAATTGTGCATCAGGAAGAGACAAGCCCTACTTCAGATGACACGAAACACAACAGGATGAGGCTTAGTAACAAGAGAGGACAGGAGTGTAATGTGTCCTAA